A segment of the Methanomassiliicoccaceae archaeon DOK genome:
CATCTTCCATTACAACGAATGCACTGTCGGAGGGGTCAAGGAGTACCTCAGGGACAGGGGGATCGTGGTCAGATGAACGACCTGAAATACGACGAGAAGGGACTGATCCCCGTCGTGGTCCAGGACTGGATCACCAACGAGGTGCTCATGGTCGCATGGGCGAACGAAGAGGCAGTCTCCAAGATGTACGAGACCGGATACACCCACTTCTGGTCCAGAAGCAGGCAGAAGCTCTGGAAGAAGGGGGAGGAGTCCGGGCACCTCCAGAAGATCAAGTCCATCCAGAAGGACTGTGACGCCGACACCCTGCTGGTCAGGGTGGAGCAGGTCGGCGGCATCGCCTGCCACCTGAACAAGCCCTCATGCTTCGACGAGACCATCTACGGCAGCACCGAGGAGACGATGGCCATCATCCCCGACCTCAGGAGGGTCCTGAAGGACAGGCACGAGAACCCCGAGGAGGGCAGCTACACCTGCAAGCTCTACGACAACGAGACGAAGATGTGCAAGAAGATCGTGGAGGAAGCCACCGAGTTCGTCCTGGCCATCAAGGACCGCAGCGAGGACGAGATGTGCGGCGAGCTTGCCGACCTGATCTACCACACCATGGTCGCCGTCGAGAAGATGGGCGTCCCCATGGGGAAGGTCTACAGGGAGCTCTGGGAGAGGTCGCAATGAGGGCCGATCTCCACACCCACACAGTGTTCAGCGACGGGGAGCTGATCCCCGCCGAGCTCGTGAGGAGGGCGATGGTCCTCGGTCACGACATGATCGCCATCACCGACCACGTGGACATGACCAACGTGGAGTTCGTGGCGTCCAACGTCGCGAAGGCCGTGGAGCTCTGCGAGGACTACATCAGGGTCATCCCCGGGGTGGAGATCACCCACGTCCCGCCGTCCAAGATCGACCACGTGGCGAAGCTCGCGAGGAGAAACGGGGCGGAATGGATCGTGGTCCACGGGGAGACCGTCACGGAGCCCGTCGCCCCTGGAACCAACCGCGCGTCCGCCGAGAACCCCGAGATCGACGTGCTGGCGCACCCCGGCTTCATCACGGTCGAGGAGGCGCAGATCGCCAAGGACAACGACGTCCTGCTGGAGGTCTCCGGCCGCGCCGGGCACAACATCACCAACGGCCATGTGGTCAACGTGGCCAGGGCGGTCGGCGCCAGGATGGTCGTCGACTCCGACACCCACTCCCCCGAGAACCTCATGGACGACGCCGCGGCCAGGACCGTGGCTTTCGGCGCCGGCATGACCAAGGAGGAGGCGGAGAGGGCGCTGTACGTCACCCCCTACGAGGCCACCAGGCACATCGCCTGAACGGCCCACCCGCCGGGGCCGACGGCCCCGGCCCTCCGCTGGAGGTCACTCAAAGCTTTTAATTAGAGGTACGGTCTAATCGTCC
Coding sequences within it:
- a CDS encoding bifunctional phosphoribosyl-AMP cyclohydrolase/phosphoribosyl-ATP diphosphatase HisIE, translated to MNDLKYDEKGLIPVVVQDWITNEVLMVAWANEEAVSKMYETGYTHFWSRSRQKLWKKGEESGHLQKIKSIQKDCDADTLLVRVEQVGGIACHLNKPSCFDETIYGSTEETMAIIPDLRRVLKDRHENPEEGSYTCKLYDNETKMCKKIVEEATEFVLAIKDRSEDEMCGELADLIYHTMVAVEKMGVPMGKVYRELWERSQ
- a CDS encoding histidinol phosphate phosphatase domain-containing protein, which codes for MRADLHTHTVFSDGELIPAELVRRAMVLGHDMIAITDHVDMTNVEFVASNVAKAVELCEDYIRVIPGVEITHVPPSKIDHVAKLARRNGAEWIVVHGETVTEPVAPGTNRASAENPEIDVLAHPGFITVEEAQIAKDNDVLLEVSGRAGHNITNGHVVNVARAVGARMVVDSDTHSPENLMDDAAARTVAFGAGMTKEEAERALYVTPYEATRHIA